One region of Mucilaginibacter gotjawali genomic DNA includes:
- a CDS encoding DUF423 domain-containing protein yields the protein MKRRIIITAAIFGMLAVIAGAFGAHGLEGKLSAKNMEVWHTAVQYQFYHTFALIFLSTLTRFKIRLVGHCYILFTIGIVLFSGSLYLLSCKDLIEWSWLPILGPITPIGGVLFIAGWVCLGIAALKIK from the coding sequence ATGAAGAGAAGAATAATTATTACAGCCGCTATATTTGGAATGCTTGCGGTTATTGCAGGCGCATTTGGCGCACACGGGTTAGAAGGAAAACTATCAGCGAAAAACATGGAAGTGTGGCACACGGCTGTGCAGTACCAGTTTTATCACACTTTCGCGCTGATCTTTTTATCCACGTTAACCCGTTTTAAAATAAGGCTTGTCGGCCATTGCTATATCCTTTTTACTATAGGTATTGTATTGTTTTCCGGCTCTTTATATTTGCTTTCCTGTAAAGACTTGATCGAATGGTCGTGGTTACCCATCCTTGGCCCCATAACACCAATTGGCGGCGTCCTTTTTATAGCAGGGTGGGTGTGTCTTGGTATTGCCGCTTTAAAAATTAAATAA